One Virgibacillus proomii DNA window includes the following coding sequences:
- a CDS encoding GNAT family N-acetyltransferase, translating into MKSENKIFTIVQADKTDLDVRKQMSEIFAEGFTQWLGYFSKDKKIIAKAFAHMFVLDQFYVAIANGEVAGVTACTDGIKKSVKLNKKELRKHLGYYKGSIAGIFLKKEFEAPYENFPPKTGSIEFVGTAPEFRGQGVATQIIQHIIENTPYDDYVIEEVADTNMPAMNLYTKLGFEEYRKKPIPEKRAKKIGINNFLSLKYVKN; encoded by the coding sequence ATGAAGTCAGAGAATAAAATATTTACAATAGTCCAAGCGGATAAAACAGATTTAGACGTAAGGAAGCAGATGTCTGAGATTTTTGCGGAAGGTTTTACACAATGGCTAGGCTATTTTTCAAAAGATAAAAAGATTATCGCAAAGGCTTTTGCTCATATGTTTGTGTTAGATCAATTTTATGTGGCGATTGCAAATGGGGAAGTTGCTGGAGTTACAGCATGTACAGATGGAATAAAAAAATCGGTAAAATTAAATAAAAAGGAATTGAGAAAGCATTTAGGTTACTATAAAGGAAGCATTGCAGGGATCTTTTTGAAGAAAGAGTTTGAAGCTCCTTATGAAAATTTCCCTCCTAAGACTGGGTCGATTGAGTTTGTTGGAACGGCTCCTGAATTTAGAGGACAAGGTGTCGCAACACAGATTATCCAACATATCATTGAAAATACACCGTATGATGATTACGTCATTGAAGAGGTTGCAGATACGAATATGCCGGCAATGAATCTATATACAAAGTTAGGCTTTGAAGAATACAGAAAAAAGCCGATCCCAGAAAAGAGAGCCAAGAAGATTGGAATCAATAATTTTTTATCTTTGAAGTATGTAAAAAATTAA
- a CDS encoding TetR/AcrR family transcriptional regulator translates to MSKKQEKFQKRHSLILNTAEQIIKDKGYYAFKMSDVSDYLDIAKGTLYNHFLSKEELVFNLIYPKMSQSTTTLKIIANKQTDAITKIKELIRATLESSYFQFVLLSFPDMAALFQEKNSSELEKVQNEMIKCFKKVIDQGKREQVFHDEISNEYTAHQLLIISDPLIYSLLVQNKKMTHEDFITHTTRNFLFGIAQNQSQ, encoded by the coding sequence ATGAGTAAAAAACAAGAAAAATTTCAAAAGAGACATTCTCTGATATTGAATACTGCAGAACAGATTATTAAGGATAAAGGATATTATGCTTTTAAAATGAGTGATGTGTCTGATTATCTAGATATCGCAAAAGGAACTTTATATAATCATTTTCTATCAAAAGAAGAATTAGTTTTTAACCTTATTTATCCGAAGATGTCACAATCTACAACAACTTTGAAAATAATTGCAAATAAACAGACTGATGCTATTACAAAAATTAAAGAGCTAATTAGAGCAACTTTAGAAAGTTCATACTTTCAATTTGTATTACTTAGCTTTCCTGACATGGCAGCTTTATTCCAAGAAAAAAATAGTTCTGAATTAGAAAAGGTTCAAAATGAAATGATTAAATGCTTTAAAAAAGTAATTGATCAAGGAAAAAGGGAGCAAGTGTTTCATGATGAAATCTCTAATGAATACACCGCACACCAATTATTAATTATTTCGGATCCGCTTATTTATAGCCTTCTCGTTCAAAACAAAAAAATGACACACGAAGACTTCATTACCCATACTACTCGAAACTTTTTATTTGGAATTGCTCAGAATCAATCCCAATAA
- a CDS encoding cytidine deaminase family protein has protein sequence MKMQELYKIAKETLNPRKISRNGEAGHVASALLTESGNVYTGVAITVPCSIGFCAEHSAIAAMVTAGESKIVKIVAVYEDGSILPPCGRCREFISQINDDNDNCGILLPDHVIRTLGELLPDRWDYKWN, from the coding sequence ATGAAAATGCAAGAGTTATATAAAATTGCCAAAGAAACCTTGAATCCAAGGAAAATATCAAGAAATGGTGAAGCCGGTCATGTTGCTTCAGCTTTATTAACCGAATCTGGTAATGTATATACCGGAGTAGCTATTACCGTTCCATGTTCGATAGGTTTTTGTGCTGAACATTCAGCGATTGCGGCTATGGTTACGGCTGGTGAAAGCAAAATCGTTAAAATTGTTGCTGTATACGAGGATGGAAGTATTTTACCACCTTGTGGCAGGTGTAGAGAATTTATAAGTCAAATTAATGATGATAATGATAATTGTGGAATTCTGTTGCCAGATCATGTGATTAGAACATTAGGTGAACTTTTGCCAGATAGGTGGGATTACAAATGGAATTAA
- a CDS encoding MBL fold metallo-hydrolase, translated as MELKILNDRMFYYPHQPETDRPMLAYLKGEKIALAIDAGNSAAHVDEFYTALETKGLKKPDFTVITHWHWDHTFGMHHIHGLSIAHCKTNVMLENERERLRDNSYTKYLKEENEFITREYSANQKIVVVLSDIQFKDKIVLNLGGITAEIFHTESPHSEDTVVIYIPEEKLLFLGDATSEDFFNDGYMDIEKLKTLVNHIENIDCEYCILGHTEPLKKQDLLDYLYTLY; from the coding sequence ATGGAATTAAAAATATTAAATGATCGAATGTTTTATTATCCACATCAACCTGAAACAGATCGGCCTATGTTAGCTTATTTGAAAGGTGAAAAAATTGCACTAGCTATAGATGCAGGTAATTCGGCTGCCCATGTTGACGAATTTTACACAGCGTTAGAAACTAAGGGACTAAAAAAACCCGATTTTACCGTAATTACTCATTGGCATTGGGACCATACATTCGGAATGCACCATATTCATGGTCTATCCATTGCACATTGTAAAACGAATGTGATGTTAGAAAATGAAAGGGAAAGATTACGTGATAATTCATATACAAAGTATTTAAAAGAAGAAAATGAATTTATCACTAGGGAGTATTCTGCTAATCAAAAAATCGTTGTTGTTTTATCAGATATTCAATTTAAGGATAAAATTGTTTTGAATCTCGGTGGAATAACAGCAGAAATCTTTCATACTGAGTCACCTCACTCGGAAGATACTGTAGTTATCTACATACCAGAGGAAAAATTACTATTTTTAGGAGATGCGACAAGTGAGGATTTCTTCAATGATGGATATATGGATATAGAAAAATTGAAGACATTGGTTAATCATATAGAAAATATTGATTGTGAATATTGTATTTTAGGACACACAGAACCACTTAAAAAACAAGATCTATTGGATTATCTGTATACTCTTTATTAA
- a CDS encoding alpha/beta fold hydrolase, whose translation MIYVVVIILLLITLIGSYFYTNMTYMKKPLTKMYNKGFTEKQIKLKDGTVLNYGEGPSNGKTPLLLIHGQAMMWEDYAKVLPEISEHYHVYAVDCHGHGESDWNPEKYSAKAMAKDFAEFIEVEICDKVVLSGHSSGGMIAAWLAAHYPELVLGTVIEDSPFFATELNRRENTYVWVYGFQMYEDYKNQHGVKDYFAYSLEHSYWKKLFGNFLWNKFTKDAIRYHEKHPNEPVHLVYLPPQINRMFESETYPYDRKFGETFYDHSWFEDYNQSEVLSKIKSPTVFIKAKTTYDGDLLVAALSDDDADRVVELLNNGKRVDVDTPGHDIHYDKPKEFTEILVRFLKDL comes from the coding sequence ATGATATATGTTGTAGTAATAATACTGCTGCTAATAACATTAATTGGATCTTACTTTTACACGAATATGACATACATGAAGAAACCATTAACAAAAATGTACAATAAAGGATTTACTGAAAAGCAAATAAAATTAAAAGATGGTACTGTATTAAATTATGGTGAAGGACCAAGTAACGGAAAAACACCACTGCTATTAATTCACGGACAAGCTATGATGTGGGAAGATTATGCAAAAGTATTGCCTGAAATTTCAGAGCACTACCATGTTTATGCGGTTGATTGTCATGGTCATGGAGAATCCGATTGGAATCCTGAAAAATATTCAGCTAAGGCAATGGCCAAGGATTTTGCAGAATTTATCGAAGTAGAGATTTGTGATAAAGTAGTTTTATCAGGTCATTCGTCTGGTGGTATGATTGCAGCATGGTTGGCGGCCCATTACCCTGAATTAGTGCTAGGCACAGTGATTGAGGACTCACCTTTCTTCGCAACAGAACTAAATCGACGAGAAAACACCTATGTGTGGGTATATGGATTTCAAATGTATGAAGATTATAAGAATCAACATGGAGTGAAAGATTATTTTGCTTATTCTTTAGAGCATAGCTACTGGAAAAAGTTATTTGGAAATTTTCTTTGGAATAAATTTACGAAAGATGCTATAAGGTATCATGAAAAACACCCAAATGAGCCAGTCCATTTAGTGTATTTGCCTCCACAAATTAATCGAATGTTTGAATCAGAAACGTATCCATATGATCGTAAATTCGGAGAAACATTTTATGATCATTCATGGTTTGAAGATTATAATCAATCAGAAGTATTATCAAAAATCAAAAGTCCTACCGTATTCATAAAAGCTAAAACAACTTATGATGGAGACTTATTAGTAGCAGCCTTATCAGATGATGATGCTGACCGAGTTGTTGAATTATTGAATAATGGTAAAAGAGTTGATGTCGATACACCAGGACATGATATTCACTACGATAAGCCAAAAGAATTTACGGAAATTCTGGTTCGTTTTTTGAAAGATTTATAA
- a CDS encoding AbrB/MazE/SpoVT family DNA-binding domain-containing protein yields the protein MAHPEGKHIFGTVKVGTKGQIVIPKEARDIFNIKPGDSLLMLGDEKQGIALVKQEAFFELAEAILNSKPIKVSDEESE from the coding sequence ATGGCACATCCAGAGGGAAAACATATTTTTGGGACGGTGAAAGTCGGTACTAAAGGACAAATTGTCATTCCAAAAGAAGCAAGAGATATATTTAATATTAAACCAGGTGACTCTTTACTAATGCTAGGTGATGAGAAACAAGGTATAGCACTAGTTAAACAAGAAGCGTTCTTTGAATTAGCTGAAGCGATTTTAAATTCAAAACCTATAAAAGTATCGGATGAGGAATCGGAATGA
- a CDS encoding Vat family streptogramin A O-acetyltransferase — MTAKNFLGPNPQTPFPLEGNKSVQFIKPTIARKNISVGDYSYYDSKHGEAFEEQVLYHYEVIGDRLIIGKFCSIGPGATFIMNGANHQMDGSTYPFHLFGNGREVHVPSLDDLPIKGDTEVGNDVWIGRDVTIMPGVKIGDGAIIAAQSVVTKNVAPYTVVGGNPAKIIKERYSDKVIEEWLKIKWWDWDMKRINKHLHFIIKGDVDNLKMDITI; from the coding sequence ATGACAGCTAAAAATTTCCTTGGACCAAATCCACAAACCCCATTTCCATTAGAAGGAAATAAAAGCGTTCAATTTATCAAGCCAACTATAGCTAGAAAAAACATTTCTGTTGGTGACTATTCTTACTACGATAGTAAACATGGAGAAGCATTTGAAGAACAAGTTTTATATCACTATGAAGTAATCGGTGATCGACTAATTATCGGGAAGTTTTGTTCGATAGGTCCAGGGGCAACCTTTATTATGAATGGAGCGAATCATCAGATGGATGGCTCAACCTATCCTTTTCATTTGTTTGGTAATGGGCGGGAAGTGCACGTACCTTCCTTAGACGACCTGCCGATAAAAGGAGATACTGAAGTCGGAAATGATGTATGGATAGGAAGAGATGTTACAATTATGCCTGGAGTCAAAATTGGGGATGGTGCAATTATTGCTGCACAATCTGTTGTTACGAAAAATGTAGCCCCTTATACAGTTGTTGGAGGAAATCCTGCTAAAATTATAAAAGAACGTTATTCAGATAAAGTAATTGAGGAATGGTTAAAAATAAAGTGGTGGGATTGGGATATGAAACGAATTAATAAACATCTACATTTCATAATAAAAGGGGATGTAGATAATTTAAAAATGGATATTACTATTTAA
- a CDS encoding Vgb family protein, which translates to MDYSYQELELNSRNTGPYGIAVSNSGEVWFTQHKANTIGCIQMDGSIVEYSIPTPNAKVMCLTVSSDGEVWFTENGANKIGRLTKKGNIIEYDLPNENSGPYGITEGPNKKIWFTELNGNRIGHISRDGTIREYDLPNLGSYPSFITMGHDNALWFTENQYNAIGRITEDGKITEFKIPTPESGPVGITRGNDGALWFVEIIGNKVGRITTSGSITEYEIPTLNSRPHAITAGVGNELWFTEWGANKIGRILDNKIIEEYPINTPNAEPHGISSFKGKMIWVALECDKIAKLTLNDDIKE; encoded by the coding sequence ATGGATTATTCATATCAAGAGTTAGAACTAAATTCTCGAAATACAGGTCCTTATGGAATAGCTGTTTCAAACAGTGGAGAGGTATGGTTTACACAACATAAAGCAAACACGATTGGTTGTATCCAGATGGATGGAAGTATCGTTGAATATTCAATACCGACTCCTAATGCAAAAGTGATGTGTTTAACAGTATCTTCAGACGGTGAAGTCTGGTTTACAGAGAATGGGGCAAATAAGATAGGTAGGCTCACTAAAAAAGGTAATATTATTGAATATGATTTACCGAATGAAAATTCAGGACCATATGGCATTACGGAGGGACCGAATAAAAAAATATGGTTTACAGAACTTAATGGAAATCGAATTGGACATATTTCGAGGGATGGTACCATTCGTGAGTATGACCTACCTAATCTGGGTTCTTATCCATCCTTTATCACTATGGGGCATGATAATGCTTTATGGTTTACAGAAAATCAATATAATGCAATTGGAAGAATTACAGAAGACGGGAAAATAACAGAGTTTAAAATCCCCACACCGGAATCAGGACCAGTTGGTATTACAAGAGGAAATGATGGTGCACTATGGTTTGTCGAGATTATTGGAAATAAAGTAGGTCGTATAACAACATCAGGGAGTATAACTGAATATGAAATACCAACGTTAAATTCCCGCCCACATGCAATTACAGCAGGAGTGGGAAATGAGTTATGGTTTACAGAGTGGGGAGCTAATAAAATTGGAAGAATACTGGATAATAAGATAATAGAAGAATATCCAATAAACACACCAAATGCAGAACCACACGGTATTTCGAGTTTTAAGGGTAAAATGATTTGGGTTGCGTTGGAATGCGATAAAATAGCTAAGTTAACTTTAAACGACGATATAAAGGAGTGA
- a CDS encoding VanZ family protein produces MKKVIKMIFGISFIFYLLALVMLLFVGVMFVGIRGHIWTDLSLIEYIRNSSNFVPFKTISTYITAMFDGSLNIAIPIKNLLGNLIMFLPMGIYLPYYIKKINKVGGFILLMIILLLVIEVTQLVTRRGSFDIDDFILNMVGALIGFGIWKTKIVQRLLK; encoded by the coding sequence ATGAAAAAAGTAATAAAGATGATTTTTGGTATTAGTTTCATATTTTATTTATTAGCACTGGTAATGCTGTTGTTTGTAGGTGTTATGTTTGTGGGAATTAGAGGTCATATATGGACAGACTTATCGTTAATAGAGTATATAAGGAATTCTTCAAATTTCGTTCCATTTAAAACTATTAGTACATATATAACGGCAATGTTCGACGGAAGTTTAAATATAGCTATACCTATAAAGAACCTCCTTGGTAACTTAATTATGTTTTTACCAATGGGAATTTACCTACCTTACTATATAAAAAAGATAAATAAGGTTGGTGGATTTATTCTCTTGATGATTATATTGTTATTAGTTATTGAAGTAACACAATTAGTTACAAGAAGAGGAAGTTTTGATATTGATGATTTTATACTAAATATGGTAGGTGCTTTGATAGGTTTTGGTATTTGGAAAACAAAAATAGTTCAGAGGTTACTTAAATAG
- a CDS encoding TnsD family Tn7-like transposition protein: MINFLPELYENELFYSVIARYRTKCGMVSGRALIEDLFGRYIVITSSNFPLYIKDFIRNLPPSSKIAEKEIIEKHTTFRFYTSFLSGEKTKLIYQTMEDGRNGSKLNIEQRLGFGGSKVRQLSYLRYCPVCYQEDLETLGESYWRTNHQIIGVFYCSKHHVLLKESSVLSTGTGIDFICADERVCNAELLEDKYPCTIKSLNLKYTHNAEVLLNGNFPRKELSYIIDYYIDRLRERRLASKNGSLYMKDLQERFMHFYPKQYLEMMQSSVDPDSPSNWLRLFVRHNNRNRSPLRHLLFLQFLGVEIDDLFENKKVIGKKSVQVQYNPTFDIQKRRKKWLQLIAENPNANRSQLKEKGKGLHTWIYRYDRDWYNKVTPKAALGKKKSAVIDWDKRDEECLRLAKEAVEIILHREGKPIRITPSSIRNTLGLGSWFHNKKLVRTQRYLKEVKEDIDEFRIRKIKWAIDEIIENNGVLTPYKVQLYAGFGGSNKVIRKLILIELDRM, translated from the coding sequence ATGATTAACTTTCTTCCAGAGTTGTATGAGAATGAACTTTTTTATTCAGTGATCGCTCGTTACCGTACAAAGTGCGGGATGGTTAGCGGAAGAGCATTAATTGAAGATTTATTTGGTCGATATATCGTTATCACTTCTTCTAATTTTCCACTTTATATTAAAGATTTCATTAGGAATCTTCCTCCATCATCAAAGATAGCAGAAAAAGAAATAATTGAAAAGCACACCACTTTTCGATTTTATACATCCTTTCTTTCTGGGGAAAAGACAAAATTAATTTATCAGACAATGGAAGATGGAAGAAACGGATCCAAGTTAAACATTGAGCAGCGATTAGGTTTTGGTGGAAGTAAGGTACGTCAATTGAGTTATTTAAGGTATTGTCCAGTTTGTTATCAAGAGGATTTAGAAACATTAGGTGAAAGCTATTGGCGTACTAATCACCAAATAATTGGAGTCTTTTATTGCTCTAAGCATCATGTTCTTTTAAAAGAAAGTTCTGTTTTAAGTACCGGAACTGGTATTGATTTTATATGTGCAGATGAACGGGTTTGTAATGCAGAGTTATTAGAAGATAAATATCCATGCACTATAAAATCATTAAATCTTAAATATACTCATAATGCTGAAGTGTTACTGAATGGAAACTTTCCTAGGAAAGAATTATCTTATATTATTGATTATTACATTGATAGATTAAGGGAAAGAAGATTAGCTTCTAAAAATGGAAGTTTATATATGAAGGATTTACAAGAACGGTTCATGCACTTTTACCCGAAGCAGTATTTAGAAATGATGCAGAGCAGTGTTGATCCAGATAGTCCTTCTAATTGGCTTCGGTTATTTGTAAGGCATAACAATAGAAATAGAAGTCCATTAAGACACTTACTGTTCTTGCAATTCTTAGGAGTAGAAATAGATGATCTCTTTGAAAATAAAAAGGTTATTGGGAAGAAGTCAGTGCAAGTCCAATACAATCCGACTTTTGATATTCAAAAGCGAAGGAAAAAGTGGTTACAATTAATTGCAGAAAATCCGAATGCAAATAGAAGTCAACTAAAAGAAAAGGGGAAAGGGCTACATACTTGGATTTATAGATATGATAGAGATTGGTACAATAAAGTAACGCCAAAAGCAGCTTTGGGTAAAAAGAAATCGGCCGTTATTGATTGGGATAAAAGAGATGAAGAATGTTTAAGACTTGCTAAAGAAGCTGTTGAAATTATTTTACATAGAGAAGGTAAACCAATAAGAATTACGCCTTCGAGCATAAGAAATACATTGGGTTTAGGATCGTGGTTTCATAATAAAAAGTTAGTAAGAACACAACGCTATCTAAAAGAAGTGAAAGAAGATATAGATGAATTTAGAATTAGAAAAATCAAGTGGGCAATTGATGAAATAATTGAAAATAATGGTGTGCTAACACCATATAAGGTTCAGTTGTATGCTGGTTTTGGTGGGAGCAATAAAGTAATAAGGAAATTAATATTAATAGAATTAGATAGAATGTAA
- a CDS encoding ATP-binding protein, with amino-acid sequence MNKTIFLPNGMEAVQAEYKEFPLEEFNQNPLIQALPPLLDKAAIIRKLMVRPIYKEEEKHAESIYRLHMVNRLFQLYTPLPVHIEVWNMIHTLILQGYLARNPFDKNYKKYINESGKQIINRSYEINSRQNFRTTSSCGTFIGFSGMGKTTTINRVLSNIPQVIIHNEYKGTHFNQIQLVWLKLEAPSNSSLKALCLQFFMKVDELLGTNNYKKYVSRNMSVDSMLPLISQVAHNIGLGLLVIDETQNIKKRGADQIMNFFVYLINTGINLCLIGTPGAYDLFGKELRMTRRLTGNAEIIYNNMKYGNEFSFLLESVWKYQWTRNFVHYNEEFGKVIYEETQGISDLVIKLFVYSQQEAIESGKEELTINLIRKVAKEKFRLLQPMLDAIRSGNPHKIAKYEDIRKIELEGANIRKRSEVKREEPVRRKKVDEVKAIEKVEKPKKKTKRNEYNENDLRYLLQQGKEEEKSPYQMLFEKGYIEDASKWIEMKQL; translated from the coding sequence TTGAATAAGACTATATTTCTACCAAATGGAATGGAGGCTGTACAGGCAGAATATAAGGAATTCCCGTTAGAAGAATTTAATCAAAATCCGTTAATTCAGGCACTTCCTCCTTTATTAGATAAGGCAGCAATCATTAGAAAGCTCATGGTTAGACCAATCTACAAGGAGGAAGAAAAACACGCAGAAAGTATTTATCGTCTGCATATGGTTAACCGATTGTTCCAACTTTACACTCCTCTTCCTGTACATATTGAAGTCTGGAATATGATCCATACATTGATTCTACAGGGTTATTTGGCTAGAAATCCTTTTGATAAGAACTATAAAAAGTATATTAATGAGTCTGGAAAGCAAATAATTAATCGTTCCTATGAAATAAATAGTAGGCAAAATTTCAGAACTACTTCATCCTGTGGGACATTCATTGGATTTTCAGGTATGGGTAAGACGACAACAATTAATAGAGTTCTTAGTAATATCCCACAAGTAATCATACACAATGAATATAAAGGAACTCATTTTAACCAAATCCAATTGGTTTGGTTGAAGCTAGAAGCCCCGAGTAATTCAAGCCTCAAAGCATTGTGCTTACAATTTTTTATGAAAGTTGATGAATTGCTTGGTACAAATAATTATAAGAAGTATGTTTCAAGAAATATGTCCGTAGATAGTATGCTCCCTTTAATCAGTCAGGTAGCACACAATATAGGACTGGGTCTCCTAGTTATAGATGAAACACAGAATATAAAAAAACGTGGTGCAGACCAAATTATGAATTTCTTCGTCTACCTTATAAATACCGGTATTAACCTTTGTCTAATTGGAACCCCAGGTGCGTATGATTTGTTTGGAAAGGAATTACGAATGACAAGACGTTTAACAGGAAACGCTGAAATTATCTATAACAATATGAAGTATGGCAATGAATTTTCCTTTTTGCTGGAGTCTGTATGGAAATATCAATGGACACGGAATTTCGTACACTATAATGAGGAGTTTGGAAAGGTAATTTATGAAGAGACTCAGGGTATATCGGATCTGGTGATAAAGCTATTTGTATATTCACAACAGGAGGCAATAGAAAGCGGAAAAGAAGAACTTACCATAAATCTAATAAGGAAGGTAGCAAAGGAAAAGTTTAGGTTGCTTCAACCTATGTTGGATGCTATCCGTTCTGGTAATCCACATAAAATTGCTAAATATGAAGATATAAGGAAGATTGAATTAGAAGGTGCTAACATAAGGAAAAGAAGCGAAGTTAAAAGAGAAGAACCGGTAAGAAGGAAAAAGGTAGATGAGGTAAAAGCAATTGAGAAGGTTGAGAAACCCAAGAAGAAAACCAAACGTAACGAATATAATGAAAATGATTTACGTTATTTACTTCAACAAGGAAAAGAAGAAGAAAAATCACCATATCAAATGCTTTTCGAAAAAGGTTATATTGAGGATGCTTCTAAGTGGATTGAGATGAAGCAACTATGA